The following coding sequences lie in one Miscanthus floridulus cultivar M001 chromosome 9, ASM1932011v1, whole genome shotgun sequence genomic window:
- the LOC136483885 gene encoding uncharacterized protein → MDPSSGSASRHGRLLISPSLSTPTFSTRSPSPSPAASPAPHHHQERRNSTSSPKPLVPFPASSSSANRPRSSFGGAGPRGSAAATSASGPAFAHNARLAAALVPAAAFLLDLGGLPVFAVLAIGLATAYLLDALQLRQGAFFTVWAALLAADVAFFFSASLSSAAAASLPLTVLALLLCAETSFLIGVWASLQFRWIQLENPTIVAALERLLFACVPIVVPALFTWALVSAVGMANASYYFAAFCMVFYWLFSIPRPSSFNSRKQDAPILDSDGILGPLESCVHSLYVLFVPVLFHAASHHATLFTSWASVCELLLLFFIPFLFQLYASTRGALWWITRDARAMDQIRIVNGFVALVVVVLCLEVRVVFHAFGRYIHAPPPLNYLLVTVTMLGGALGLAAHAAGKVGDAASSVAFTGLAVLVSGAGAVVIGFPMMFLPLPMISGYYVARFFTKKSLSSYFTFVALASLMVLWFVVHNYWDLNIWLAGMPLKSFTKYVVAAVIMAMAVPGLALLPTKLHFLLELGLIGHTLLLCYIENRLFNYASMYYYGFEDDIIYPNYMVFITTFLGLALVRRLYVDQRLGPKAAWILTCLYSSKLAMLFMTSRSVIWVSAVLLLAVTPPLLLYRDKSKGASKMKVWQAYFHASVIAFSAWLCRETIFEALQWWNGRPPSDGLLLGSYILLTGVACIPIVVLHFPHVQSAKRFLVLVVATGLLFVVMQPPIKLSWVYRSDFITAAHLSDDDISIYGFVASKPTWPSWLLIATVVLTLAAVTSIIPVKYVVELRALYAVAVGITLGIYISVQYFFQAVVLYPLLVATIVSAAVFVVFTHLPSESSTRVLPWVFSFLVALFPVTYLLEGHLRSKSFADEDEEEKFTNMLAIEGARMSLLGLYAAIFMIIALEIKFELALLLREKAADRGMHGPSSRSSAFPPKARLLQQRRAHAAPTFTIKRLAAEAAWMPAIGNVSTVLCFGICLVLNITLTGGSNRAIFFLAPILLLLNQDSDIFAGFGDRQRYFPVTVSISGYLLLTALYRIWEETWPGNGGWALDIGGPGWLFAVKNFALLVLTLPNHILFNRFMWDYVRQTDAKLLLTLPLNLPSIIMTDILTIRVLGLLGAMYSLAQYMISRRIRIAGMRYI, encoded by the exons atgGATCCCTCCTCCGGATCCGCCTCCCGCCACGGTCGCCTCCTCATCTCGCCGTCGCTCTCCACCCCGACCTTCTCCACCCGCTCCCCGTCCCCCTCGCCGGCCGCGTCCCCCGCGCCACACCACCACCAGGAGCGCCGCAACTCTACTTCCTCCCCGAAGCCCCTGGTCCCCTTCCCGGCCTCCTCCTCTTCCGCCAACAGGCCCCGCTCCTCCTTCGGCGGCGCGGGGCCCCGCGGCTCCGCGGCGGCGACCTCGGCCTCGGGCCCGGCGTTCGCCCACAACGCGCGCCTCGCGGCGGCGCTGGTGCCCGCCGCGGCCTTCCTTCTCGACCTTGGCGGGCTCCCCGTCTTTGCCGTCCTCGCCATCGGCCTCGCGACGGCATACCTCCTCGACGCGCTCCAGCTGCGCCAGGGCGCCTTCTTCACCGTCTGGGCGGCGCTGCTCGCGGCCGATGTCGCCTTCTTCTTCTCCGCCTCGCTGTCGTCTGCTGCTGCCGCCTCGCTGCCGCTCACCGTCCTCGCGCTGCTTCTCTGCGCTGAGACCTCCTTCCTCATTGGTGTATGGGCGTCGCTGCAGTTCCGATGGATCCAGCTCGAGAACCCGACCATTGTTGCCGCCCTAGAGCGGTTGCTCTTTGCCTGTGTGCCCATCGTCGTGCCTGCCCTCTTCACGTGGGCTCTCGTATCCGCGGTCGGCATGGCCAATGCATCCTACTACTTTGCCGCGTTCTGCATGGTGTTCTACTGGCTGTTCTCCATACCCCGTCCGTCCAGCTTCAATAGCAGGAAGCAGGATGCTCCAATACTGGACAGTGATGGCATTCTTGGCCCGTTGGAGAGCTGTGTGCATTCGCTGTATGTGCTGTTCGTGCCAGTGTTGTTCCATGCTGCGTCCCATCATGCCACACTCTTCACATCGTGGGCCAGTGTGTGTGAATTGCTGCTGCTGTTCTTCATACCGTTCTTGTTCCAGCTTTATGCTTCCACTCGTGGTGCACTGTGGTGGATCACCAGGGATGCACGTGCAATGGACCAGATAAGAATCGTGAATGGGTTCGTTGCACTGGTCGTGGTGGTGCTTTGCCTTGAGGTGCGAGTTGTGTTCCACGCGTTTGGAAGATACATTCATGCTCCACCACCGCTGAATTACCTGCTTGTAACGGTCACAATGCTTGGTGGCGCTTTGGGCCTTGCAGCGCATGCTGCGGGCAAGGTTGGGGATGCTGCTAGCTCAGTGGCTTTTACAGGGTTGGCAGTGCTAGTCAGTGGAGCAGGAGCTGTAGTCATTGGATTCCCCATGATG TTTCTGCCACTGCCGATGATTTCTGGCTATTATGTTGCAAGGTTCTTTACTAAGAAAAGCTTGTCATCATACTTTACCTTTGTGGCACTTGCAAGCTTGATGGTCCTTTGGTTTGTGGTGCACAATTATTGGGATCTGAATATTTGGCTTGCTGGCATGCCATTGAAGTCCTTCACGAAGTATGTTGTTGCAGCTGTCATCATGGCAATGGCTGTTCCTGGTTTGGCACTTCTCCCAACAAAACTTCACTTTCTTCTGGAACTGGGTCTTATTGGTCATACATTGTTGCTATGCTACATCGAGAACCGATTGTTCAACTATGCCTCCATGTATTACTATGGATTTGAAGATGATATCATCTATCCTAATTATATGGTTTTTATTACAACCTTTTTGGGCTTGGCTCTTGTAAGAAGATTATATGTGGATCAGAGACTAGGGCCCAAAGCTGCTTGGATTTTAACTTGCCTATATTCATCAAAATTAGCAATGCTGTTTATGACATCAAGATCAGTTATATGGGTGTCAGCTGTTCTGCTACTTGCTGTTACCCCCCCTTTACTTCTTTACAG AGACAAGTCCAAAGGAGCTTCTAAGATGAAAGTCTGGCAAGCTTATTTCCATGCATCCGTCATAGCGTTTTCTGCCTGGCTCTGTCGGGAAACAATTTTTGAAGCTCTACAGTGGTGGAATGGAAGACCTCCTTCAGATGGTTTGTTACTGGGTTCATATATTCTGTTGACAGGAGTTGCATGCATTCCAATAGTCGTTCTCCATTTCCCACATGTTCAG TCAGCGAAGAGATTCCTGGTCCTTGTTGTGGCTACAGGCCTTCTCTTTGTTGTTATGCAGCCTCCTATTAAGCTATCATGGGTATACCGGTCGGATTTTATCACAGCAGCACATTTATCTGATGATGACATTTCAATATATGGGTTTGTAGCATCTAAGCCCACATGGCCGTCATGGCTGCTCATCGCAACTGTGGTACTTACACTAGCAGCAGTTACATCCATCATCCCAGTGAAGTATGTTGTTGAGTTGAGGGCTTTGTATGCAGTGGCAGTTGGGATTACACTAGGCATCTACATATCTGTTCAGTACTTCTTCCAGGCAGTTGTTCTGTATCCTCTTCTTGTTGCAACAATTGTCTCTGCGGCAGTCTTTGTCGTATTCACACATCTTCCTTCTGAATCGAGCACAAGGGTTTTGCCATGGGTGTTCTCTTTCTTGGTAGCTTTGTTCCCAGTCACCTATCTGCTTGAAGGACACTTAAGATCCAAAAGTTTTGCagatgaggatgaagaagagaagttcaccAACATGTTGGCTATAGAAGGGGCTAGAATGTCACTTTTGGGTCTCTATGCTGCTATCTTCATGATTATTGCATTAGAAATCAAGTTTGAGCTGGCTTTGCTATTGCGTGAAAAGGCTGCAGACAGAGGTATGCATGGTCCATCTAGTCGGAGTtctgcctttccaccaaaagcaAGGCTGCTCCAGCAACGAAGGGCTCATGCTGCACCAACATTCACCATCAAGCGGTTGGCAGCAGAGGCAGCATGGATGCCTGCTATCGGCAATGTTTCTACTGTGCTATGTTTTGGCATCTGCCTGGTTCTGAATATCACACTCACTGGTGGCTCGAACCGTGCTATTTTCTTCCTGGCGCCCATCCTTCTGCTCTTGAACCAGGATTCAGATATCTTCGCAGGATTTGGTGATAGGCAGCGCTATTTCCCAGTAACAGTTTCTATTTCTGGTTATTTATTATTGACGGCATTGTATAGGATATGGGAGGAGACTTGGCCTGGCAATGGAGGATGGGCTCTTGACATTGGGGGCCCAGGCTGGCTGTTTGCTGTGAAGAATTTTGCTCTTCTTGTGCTCACTTTACCGAATCACATACTCTTCAACCGCTTCATGTGGGATTATGTCAGACAGACAGATGCCAAGCTACTGCTGACACTACCGCTCAACTTGCCTTCGATTATAATGACAGACATACTTACTATTCGGGTGTTAGGATTGCTAGGAGCTATGTACTCTCTTGCCCAGTACATGATATCAAGGCGTATAAGAATCGCTGGGATGAGATACATTTGA